In Juglans microcarpa x Juglans regia isolate MS1-56 chromosome 7D, Jm3101_v1.0, whole genome shotgun sequence, the following are encoded in one genomic region:
- the LOC121238556 gene encoding protein transport protein Sec61 subunit beta-like, with amino-acid sequence MALGGPAPPRGSAAATASMRRRRTTSSGASGGAAGTMLQFYTDDAPGLKISPNVVLVMSIGFIAFVAILHVMGKLYFVRREA; translated from the coding sequence ATGGCTTTAGGTGGACCAGCTCCACCGAGGGGCAGTGCAGCAGCTACTGCAAGCATGCGCAGGAGGAGGACAACAAGTAGCGGGGCATCTGGAGGAGCAGCCGGGACCATGCTCCAGTTTTACACAGATGATGCCCCAGGTCTCAAGATCTCTCCAAATGTCGTTCTTGTCATGAGCATTGGCTTCATAGCCTTCGTTGCTATTCTTCATGTCATGGGTAAGTTGTACTTTGTGCGTAGAGAGGCGTAG
- the LOC121238557 gene encoding transcription factor UNE10 isoform X2 yields the protein MKPSLKTKNKQKKYIPFPPCTPTQPLLPATPPPPKMSQCVPSWDFDDNRNPNPARLSLRSHSNSTPDSTMLDYEVAELTWENGQLAMHGLGPPRVPAKPTVATTTTNTNPPASKYTTWEKPRASGTLESIVNQATALPAMRKAVPFDGSDDLVPWFDHHHHRVALAAAATASATMTMDALVPSSNRTSEVEQATQGRVVDPLATCVVGCSTHVGSCSGAAATTQDKDNDVLFTGKRAGEARVTADWSSRDQSCTGSATCGMDSHQMTIETCERDRGLGFTSTSLGSAEHTSSHGKPFTKTTTTADDHDSVCHSSPPREAGDQDKKKGTGKSSVSTKRSRAAAIHNQSERKRRDKINQRMKTLQKLVPNSSKTDKASMLDEVIEYLKQLQAQVQMMSRMNMHPMMLPMTMQQLPMSMMAPMGMGMGMGIGIGMGMDMNTINRSNMAGISPVLHPTAFMPITSWDGSSDRIQATSGAVMPDPLSTFLACQPQPMTMDAYSRMAAMYQQQQQQHQHQPLPSSSKS from the exons ATGAAACCAAGTTTAAAGACTaaaaataagcaaaagaaaTACATACCCTTTCCTCCTTGTACCCCAACGCAGCCATTACTACCAGCAACACCTCCTCCTCCCAAAATGAGCCAGTGCGTTCCCAGCTGGGATTTCGATGATAATCGTAATCCCAACCCGGCCAGGCTATCACTTCGTTCTCACTCCAATTCCACTCCTGATAGCACTat GTTAGACTATGAAGTAGCGGAGCTGACATGGGAGAACGGCCAGCTAGCCATGCACGGCTTAGGTCCGCCACGGGTGCCCGCCAAACCCACCgtcgccaccaccaccaccaatacCAATCCCCCTGCTTCCAAGTACACCACCTGGGAAAAGCCACGCGCTAGCGGCACCTTGGAGTCCATTGTTAACCAGGCCACTGCTTTGCCAGCCATGCGCAAAGCAGTCCCTTTCGATGGCAGCGACGACTTGGTCCCCTGGTTCGATCATCACCACCACCGCGTTGCTTTGGCTGCTGCCGCCACCGCCTCTGCCACCATGACTATGGACGCTTTGGTGCCCTCCTCCAACCGCACCTCCGAGGTCGAACAGGCTACCCAGGGCCGCGTGGTGGACCCACTCGCCACCTGCGTGGTCGGATGCTCCACTCACGTAGGGTCCTGCAGCGGGGCTGCAGCCACCACACAGGACAAAGACAACGACGTCCTCTTCACGGGGAAACGAGCCGGGGAGGCGCGTGTCACCGCCGACTGGAGCAGCAGAGACCAAAGCTGCACTGGAAGCGCCACGTGTGGGATGGATAGTCATCAGATGACTATTGAAACGTGTGAGAGGGACCGGGGTTTGGGTTTCACTTCCACGTCGCTTGGGTCAGCAGAACACACCAGCTCTCACGGCAAGCCTTTCACAAAGACCACCACCACCGCCGATGACCACGACTCTGTTTGCCACAGCTCACCGCCG AGGGAGGCAGGTGATCAGGACAAAAAGAAGGGTACTGGGAAATCCTCTGTTTCAACTAAAAGAAGTAGGGCTGCTGCAATTCATAACCAATCTGAACGT AAAAGgagagataaaataaatcaaaggaTGAAGACCCTGCAGAAGCTGGTCCCCAATTCGAGTAAG ACTGACAAGGCTTCAATGCTGGACGAAGTGATTGAATATCTAAAGCAATTGCAAGCTCAAGTTCAGATGATGAGCAGAATGAATATGCACCCGATGATGTTACCAATGACCATGCAACAACTTCCGATGTCCATGATGGCTCCTATGGGCATGGGGATGGGTATGGGAATCGGAATTGGCATGGGCATGGACATGAACACCATCAACCGCTCCAACATGGCAGGCATTTCTCCTGTTCTTCACCCTACTGCCTTCATGCCTATCACTTCCTGGGATGGCTCCAGTGACCGAATTCAAGCCACTTCAGGGGCTGTAATGCCAGACCCCTTGTCCACATTCCTCGCATGCCAACCTCAG CCAATGACCATGGATGCTTACAGCAGGATGGCTGCCATGTaccagcagcagcagcagcagcatcaaCATCAACCTCTACCTTCTAGTTCTAAGAGCTAA
- the LOC121238557 gene encoding transcription factor UNE10 isoform X1 gives MKPSLKTKNKQKKYIPFPPCTPTQPLLPATPPPPKMSQCVPSWDFDDNRNPNPARLSLRSHSNSTPDSTMLDYEVAELTWENGQLAMHGLGPPRVPAKPTVATTTTNTNPPASKYTTWEKPRASGTLESIVNQATALPAMRKAVPFDGSDDLVPWFDHHHHRVALAAAATASATMTMDALVPSSNRTSEVEQATQGRVVDPLATCVVGCSTHVGSCSGAAATTQDKDNDVLFTGKRAGEARVTADWSSRDQSCTGSATCGMDSHQMTIETCERDRGLGFTSTSLGSAEHTSSHGKPFTKTTTTADDHDSVCHSSPPREAGDQDKKKGTGKSSVSTKRSRAAAIHNQSERKRRDKINQRMKTLQKLVPNSSKVSISCIIAQTDKASMLDEVIEYLKQLQAQVQMMSRMNMHPMMLPMTMQQLPMSMMAPMGMGMGMGIGIGMGMDMNTINRSNMAGISPVLHPTAFMPITSWDGSSDRIQATSGAVMPDPLSTFLACQPQPMTMDAYSRMAAMYQQQQQQHQHQPLPSSSKS, from the exons ATGAAACCAAGTTTAAAGACTaaaaataagcaaaagaaaTACATACCCTTTCCTCCTTGTACCCCAACGCAGCCATTACTACCAGCAACACCTCCTCCTCCCAAAATGAGCCAGTGCGTTCCCAGCTGGGATTTCGATGATAATCGTAATCCCAACCCGGCCAGGCTATCACTTCGTTCTCACTCCAATTCCACTCCTGATAGCACTat GTTAGACTATGAAGTAGCGGAGCTGACATGGGAGAACGGCCAGCTAGCCATGCACGGCTTAGGTCCGCCACGGGTGCCCGCCAAACCCACCgtcgccaccaccaccaccaatacCAATCCCCCTGCTTCCAAGTACACCACCTGGGAAAAGCCACGCGCTAGCGGCACCTTGGAGTCCATTGTTAACCAGGCCACTGCTTTGCCAGCCATGCGCAAAGCAGTCCCTTTCGATGGCAGCGACGACTTGGTCCCCTGGTTCGATCATCACCACCACCGCGTTGCTTTGGCTGCTGCCGCCACCGCCTCTGCCACCATGACTATGGACGCTTTGGTGCCCTCCTCCAACCGCACCTCCGAGGTCGAACAGGCTACCCAGGGCCGCGTGGTGGACCCACTCGCCACCTGCGTGGTCGGATGCTCCACTCACGTAGGGTCCTGCAGCGGGGCTGCAGCCACCACACAGGACAAAGACAACGACGTCCTCTTCACGGGGAAACGAGCCGGGGAGGCGCGTGTCACCGCCGACTGGAGCAGCAGAGACCAAAGCTGCACTGGAAGCGCCACGTGTGGGATGGATAGTCATCAGATGACTATTGAAACGTGTGAGAGGGACCGGGGTTTGGGTTTCACTTCCACGTCGCTTGGGTCAGCAGAACACACCAGCTCTCACGGCAAGCCTTTCACAAAGACCACCACCACCGCCGATGACCACGACTCTGTTTGCCACAGCTCACCGCCG AGGGAGGCAGGTGATCAGGACAAAAAGAAGGGTACTGGGAAATCCTCTGTTTCAACTAAAAGAAGTAGGGCTGCTGCAATTCATAACCAATCTGAACGT AAAAGgagagataaaataaatcaaaggaTGAAGACCCTGCAGAAGCTGGTCCCCAATTCGAGTAAG GTATCTATTTCTTGCATTATTGCACAGACTGACAAGGCTTCAATGCTGGACGAAGTGATTGAATATCTAAAGCAATTGCAAGCTCAAGTTCAGATGATGAGCAGAATGAATATGCACCCGATGATGTTACCAATGACCATGCAACAACTTCCGATGTCCATGATGGCTCCTATGGGCATGGGGATGGGTATGGGAATCGGAATTGGCATGGGCATGGACATGAACACCATCAACCGCTCCAACATGGCAGGCATTTCTCCTGTTCTTCACCCTACTGCCTTCATGCCTATCACTTCCTGGGATGGCTCCAGTGACCGAATTCAAGCCACTTCAGGGGCTGTAATGCCAGACCCCTTGTCCACATTCCTCGCATGCCAACCTCAG CCAATGACCATGGATGCTTACAGCAGGATGGCTGCCATGTaccagcagcagcagcagcagcatcaaCATCAACCTCTACCTTCTAGTTCTAAGAGCTAA